Below is a genomic region from Sulfitobacter guttiformis.
TGGCCTATGCTTTGACCATCGGACGGCCTGATCTTGTGTCCAAACTAATTATTCTAAACGGCGTACATCCCGCCCCCTTCCAGCGCGAACTGGCCAAGGGCGGGCCGCAGACAGATGCCTCCCAATACATACATTTTCTGCGGCGCGAGGGATCGGAGAATATTCTGGCAGCAAATGATTTTGAAAAGCTGACAGGATTTTTCTCGGCTGATATGGATATGGACTGGCTGCGGGGAGATACGCTGGCGGGGTATAAAGAGGCGTGGCGCGATGCTTCCGGCCTGCGGGGAATGATAAATTGGTATCGCGCCTCACCCCTCAAAATCGGTCAGGCAGGCGAGGCCATTGACGGACTAACCTTCGATCCTGCCCGCCTCGCGGTTCCGTGCCCCCATCTGTTGGTCTGGGGGACGCAAGATACAGCGCTGATCCCTGAATCGACGGCAGGACTGGAAGAATACGCCCCCGATCTGACACGGGTGGAGATTGAACAGGCCGATCACTGGCTGCACCACCAAAAGCCACGCGAAGTTGCGGACGCAATCCTGAGCTGGATAGAGGGATAGAGGGATAGAGGGATAGAATGACTTGGGGGCTTGCCACTCCAAAGTGCAATGCCCCCAAATCATGTTTGCCACGCTCCTGAAGCCAGTTGCCGAAATCATGAAACTTCAAAGAACCTATCGGCTTAGTGATTTCTTTGATTATAGTTGCCTATCACAGCGGCAGTGAGAAGACGGATTACAGTCCAAAGAGAAACTATAAGCTTGACACCGAAGCCAGATACCGACGCCCCTACACCGCAAAAGACAACACCATCATACAAAAGCCGCGCACCATCGAGGGTGCCCCTTATGTGATCGACGGCGATACAATCGTAATCAAGAAAACACAAATTCGTCTGTTCGGCATCGATGCTCCGGAAATTAACCATCCACATGGCAAAAATGCGAAGTGGGCGATGGTTGCCCTGTGCAAAGGCCAGACAATCCGGGCGCAGGTTTCCGATCAGGACGCGCATGGTCGAACAGTTGCACGCTGCTATCTGCCAGACGGGCGAGACCTTTCGGCCGAAATGGTAAAGCAGGGGATGGCCATAGACTGGCCCAAGTTTTCAGGCGGAATATATAGAGAGATGGAACTTCCGGATGTGCGGAAAAAGCTCTGGCTTGCAGATGCGCGGCAAAAAGGAAAAATGCATGTCTGGGAGAAATTCGACGCAAGGCAGAAAGCCGGTTCCGCACGCCGCTAAGCGATCATGCCTGTCATTTCCGCGGACGTGTAAACACCATCTTTTGCTCGTGTAGGTCGGCCTTTTCTCCGATCCACGCATAGGCGAGCAACGCAGGCTCTCGGTCGCCCACGGTGATGCGGTGCAGGTGATCGGGTGGATTGAAGATCATGGAGCCGGGCACATAAACGCCTTGATGATTCTCGGACACGGCACCCGAGAGGCAGACATAGCTTTCGGTGATGCCTTTGTGGGCATGCGCGGGATACGTACAACCGGGCGCAAAAAGCACAACACCGAGAATAATCTCGTCACTCACCACAGGGCCGTTCATGCCCGCAAGCTCGGCATAAGCATAACTATTGGTTAACCCTTTTGGCACTTTCTCATAACCGTATTGCCAGCTGAGATGGCTGTCGAGCGCATCAAGGGCGCGCACCACAGGGGCAAGAGTGCCACTGCGGCCTTCATCAAGGGCGCGGCGCAAATGGGCGGTCACGGGTTTGACCGCACGCGGCTGAAGGCTGACGGTCGCGTTTTTCTTGAGCAAGCGACTGATCGCCTCGCGCACTTTGCGCTGGTGACTGCGGATCCGGTCACTGCCGCCTGCGGGCAGATAGCGGTAAAGCTCGTCGTATTCCTGCAACAGATAGCGCCAGTCAGGCAGATCTTGCAAAGTCGGGTCGCTGGTCGGGGTATTCATCGCACCACTCCGTATTATCAAGGCCGCAGTAGCGCGAGAAGTGGGGCCGGAAAAGGGAAAATACATACTGATCGGTGCCTGTATTGCCAATTGCCTGTTGATTAAGCGCCGAGGGAGATTGCCCCGCACCGCGCAGCCTGTCAAAATGGCCCCAATCAAAACCAACAGCAGCAGGCTTATCCCATGTCCGATCTTCTCTCCGGCAACACGCCAAAGCCGTCAGAATACGATGCGTCATCGATTCAGGTGCTGGAGGATATGGAACACGTACGCCTGCGGCCGGGCATGTATATCGGCGGCAAGGACGATCGCGCTCTTCACCACATGGTGGCCGAGATCATCGATAACTCAATGGACGAAGCCGTGGCGGGCCATGCTACGTGGATCGAGCTCGAGCTGCTTGCCAACGGGCATGTGACCGTGCGCGATAACGGGCGCGGTATCCCGATTGATCCGCACCCCAAAGACCCCAGTAAATCCGCGCTGGAGATTATTTTTTGCACGCTGAACGCGGGCGGAAAATTCTCGGGCGACAACTACGAGACATCGGGCGGCCTGAACGGCGTTGGCTCATCGGTAGTCAACGCGCTGAGCGATCATTTGCGGGTCGAAGTCGCGCGCAACCGAGAGCTGTTTGCGATGGAATTCTCACGCGGTGTGCCGCAGGGAAAGCTCGAGAAGATCGGCGCGGCGCCAAACCGCCGGGGCACCGCAGTGACATTCCATCCCGACCCCGAGATTTTCGGCAATCTGCAACTGCGCCCCTCGCGGCTTTTCTCCATGGCGCGTTCAAAAGCGTTCTTGTTCTCGGGCGTTGAGATCCGCTGGAAATCGGCGCTGCCAGACGGCGACACACCGATGGAGGCGACGTTCCATTTCCCAGGCGGTTTATCGGATTATCTCAACGAAGTTTTGAAGTCCTCCTCGACATATGCCCAAGTTCCTTTTGGCGGCACCGTGGATTTCAAGGAAAAGTTCGGCCAGCCCGGCAAAGTGAACTGGGCGATCAACTGGACCCCCTCCCGCGACGGCTTCATCCAGTCCTATTGCAACACCGTTCCCACGCCCGAGGGCGGCACCCATGAGGCGGGATTCTGGGCGGCGATCCTCAAGGGGATCAAAGCCTACGGTGAGTTGATATCAAACAAGAAGGCCCAGACTATTACCCGCGAGGATCTGATCACCGGCGGCTGCGCGCTGGTATCGTGCTTTATCCGCGAGCCGGAATTTGTAGGCCAGACCAAAGACCGTCTGGCAACAGTAGACGCCCAGAGGATGGTGGAAAACGCCGTGCGTGACCACTTTGACAACTGGCTGGCGGCGGATACAAAATCGGCGGGAGCGATCCTTGATTTTCTGGTTCTGCGTGCAGAAGAGCGGCTTAAACGCCGGCAGGAAAAAGAGACAGCCCGTAAATCTGCTACCAAAAAATTGCGGCTGCCCGGCAAGCTGACCGATTGTACCTCCAAAACGCGCGAGGGCACCGAGTTGTTTATCGTCGAGGGGGATTCGGCGGGCGGCTCCGGAAAGGGAGCGCGCAACCGCGTCAATCAGGCGCTTTTGCCTTTGAAGGGAAAGATCCTCAACGTGCTCGGCGCGGCCTCCAGCAAGCTGCACACCAACTCCGAGATTAACGACCTGTGTGAGGCCTTAGGCGTCGGCATGGGCAGCAAATTCAACCTCGACGATCTGCGCTATGACAAGATCATCATTATGACGGATGCGGATGTGGACGGCGCGCATATCGCGGCGCTGCTGATGACATTCTTCTATACGCAAATGCGCCCCATGATTGACGCAGGCCACCTGTATCTGGCCTGCCCGCCCCTCTACCGCCTGACCCAAGGCGCGCGGCGCGTCTATGTGGCCGATGATGCGGAGAAAGACGCGCTGATGGAAAAGGGCCTCGGCGGTAAGGGCAAGATCGACGTGCAGCGGTTCAAGGGTCTGGGCGAAATGGATGCGAAGGATTTGAAGGAGACGACCATGGACCCCGCCACCCGCAAGCTCATCAAGGTGAACGTGCAGGAGGATGTCGCGGGCGAGACCGCCGATCTGGTGGAGCGTTTGATGGGAAAAAAGCCGGAGCTGCGGTTCCAGTATATTCAGGAGAACGCGCGGTTTGTGGAGGAGCTGGATGTTTGATTAGGTATAGGCTTATTGATGAAACCAAGAACGACAGGCTGGGTAAATGTGCTAGGAAGCTGTCATCTGCTCATCGTGCCACTGACGCTTTTCTCAAGGCATTAAATACCCTAGAAGCCATTGAAGCCCTTGCTGTACATAATGAGCTAGTACGTCCTGCTTTAGACTTTGTGCTTATAACTTACGTATCGGCCTTTAATTCCAGTGACCAAAGTCAGGATGGTGTGACCTATTTTGACGCAAGAAAAGTATTTTCAACTCAATCAAGATTAGCTTTCCATAAGATGTTAGTTTCCTATCGAAACAAGGAGATAGCCCATCTCACTAATTATTCTGTCAAGCAATCATTAATACTGGATACAAAGCGTCTTGAAGTGGTTGTTACTGGTACTTTAGAGCGTCCTATTTTTGCAAATGCGTTTCAACCAAATTCGGACGCTTGGAAAGAACTCTACCAACATATTTTAATCGCAAGAACATTTTCATTAGCGGAAATAGATAACTTGCAGGCAAGCATAAAAAAGATATTTATGGCACTTCCCCCTCAGGCAGTTTATGACTTAGCTATTGATCGGAATTGCGCAAATTTATCCACGATAGCTGAAAAGCGCGGCATTAAGATCAATGAGATTGATCACAGCAATAAGTGTGAAATGAAGCAATATGCAGACTTTATGGGGTGGCTCTCGAAAGAGCACCCGTATTTATTCTAGCTAGTTATCAAATTTTTTTGACTTTCTTAGAGCCTCATTTAGTGCGGCGTGAGCCAAGCTATTAGTTAGTAGGCCGCGAAAGGCGAGTGGGCGCTGAAAAGACCTACCTCTTTTCTCTTGCCCTCCCCCGCCCCAATCCCCCTAATACCCCCATGCGCCTCCTCCTCATCGCCCTCCTCTTCCTCACCGCCTGTGGCCGTCCGCTCACCGACGCAGAACGGGCGTTTGCGTATGACATCCACGGCCCCACACTTAACTACAGCAGTGTGCGCTTGCATGACGGGGCGCCCACCCGCGCCGTTACGTTCCGCCGCAAGCCGCGCCCGCGCACGACCTGCCGCGAGCTGATCTTTCCTGCGCATACGGAGGAGAAGGTCATCACCTCCAAGCCCGCCGCCGTGGCGCTGTTCAATACTGTTCTCTTCGATAAGGACTGGTATCTCGACGATTACCTACCCGATTACCCTGACCGGATCGGGCTGATTGCCGCCATGTTGCTCAGCCATGAATTGACGCACGTCTGGCAGTGGCAGAACCGGAAACTGACCGGATATTCCCCGCTCAAGGCAGCGTTTGAGCACGGGGCCAGTGACGACCCCTATCTGTTTGAATTGGAAGACCGCCGGTTTCTGGATTTTGCCTATGAGCAGCAAGGTTCAATTGTGGAGGAATTTGTGTGTTGTCGTGCATTGCAGCCACAGGGCGCACGCACAAAGCGCCTGCACGGCCTTATTTCACAGGTTATGCCGGTATCGGCCCTACCGCAAAGCCCGGCCTATGATGTGACCCTGCCGTGGGATGGTGTGGATCTGGACCTGATTTGCAAGTGATCGCCATGTCTACAGCCCATTAAAGCGCGGGAATAGTGTGATTGCGGCCCTCACCCTTGCGCAAGAGTTTCGATCAGCGCCCAAGTATCTGCGCCGACGTCGACGGGATCCATCACCTGCTTGTTTCGGCCCGGCATGCGCGCAGCTTCGTCCTGCCCGATGTGGGCCGCCAGTTCTTGTACCTTTTCACCGAAATCATGGCTGACCGACGGGTCTATGATGAGGTAATATTGTCCCAGATCATGGGGCGTGCCAGTGGCCGCTTTGAGCGGTTTAACATCCCGCGACAGGACCGAGCCGGTCATGGCGGCGGCCAGCACTTCCGCCATCAGGCCAAAGCCCCAGCCCTTGGGGCCGCCCACCGAGACGAGCGAGCCCGCGATCGCAGCCTCCGGGTCTGTGGTGGGGTTGCCTTGCGCGTCGAGCGCCCAGCCTTCGGGGATCTGCTCCCCCGCGGCCTTGGCCATTGTGATCTTCCCCAGTGCTACAGTGGTAGTGGATTGATCGAACTGCATTGCGATGCCGCCTGCCCCGTCGGGTACGGAAAACGCGATGGGATTGGTGCCGATGGCGCGGGTTTTACCGCCCGGTGCGGCAACAATGGGCGAAGCGTTCGTAAAACCGATGCCAATCATGCCCGCGAGCGCAATCTGTTCTGTGAAATAGCCAAGCGAGGTACAGGTATGGGCGTGGGCAACCGACAGCGATGCCACACCCGAGCGCCGCGCGGCATCCAGCGCCACGGGCAACGCATGCGCAAAAGCAGGCTGGGAAAAGCCGAAGCCAGCATCGACCTGCACCGCACCACTACGCGGTGTACTGACCTGCGGCGTCACGGTACCAGACACGCGCCCCGAGCGTAGCTGCTGGCAGTAGCTCTCGACATAGTAAAGACCGCAGATTTTATTACCGATGCTTTCAGCTTTGCGCACAGCACGGGCGACCTCGGCGGCGGCAAAGGGGGCTGCACCGTGCAAGTGCAACGCACGACGAACCGTTTGCTCGATCTCATCGAGAGGAATTTGCGGCATGGGTCAGACTCCGGTTTCGGGACATGCCTTCGACAGACCAGCCTTGTGCAGGCAGGTCAAGACACAAGGCCCTAGACGGGGACAAGCACGCCTTTGTCGAGCCGGATCTGCCGGTCCATACGGGCGGCCAGTTCAAGGTTGTGTGTGGCAATCAGCGCGGACAGGCCAGTGCTGCGGACCAATGCCATCAGAGCTGCAAAAACCGTCTCCGAGGTAGCAGGATCAAGGTTGCCCGTCGGCTCGTCCGCGAGCAGAAGTTTGGGTCCATTTGCAAGGGCACGGCAAAAGGCTACGCGCTGCTGTTCGCCGCCCGACAACTCCGCAGGGCGGTGTGCGGCGCGCGCAGCTACGCCGACCTGTGTGAGCAGCGCCATCGCACGCTCCTGAGCCGCGCCGCGGGCAACGCCATTGGCAAGCTGTGGCAGTATGATGTTCTCCGCGGCAGAAAATTCGGGGAGCAGATGATGGAACTGGTAGATGAACCCCACATCATTGCGGCGCACCGAAGTGCGGATAGCATCACGTTGTCCGGTCAGGTCTGTGCCGTCTATTTCAACCGTACCAGCATCGGGCGTATCAAGTAGACCTGCGATGTGGAGCAGCGTGGACTTACCCGCACCCGAAGGCGCGACAAGGGCCACGACCTCGCCCCGCCCGATTGTGAGATCAATACCCCCCAATACCTTTACCTCGTTGGGCTTTCCTGTGTTGTAACCTTTGGTGATGCCCGACAGGCGCAAAACAGGATTACTCATAACGCAGCGCCTCTACAGGGTTCATGCGGGCGGCACGGCGCGCAGGGAAAATAGTAACGACAAACGACAGGCCAAGCGACAGAGCCACAGCGGACAAGACATCACCCAGTTCCAGTTTCGCTGGTAAAAAGTAAATCCCCCTGATCGACGGATCCCACGCATTACCGCCAGAAAGCCAGTTCACGAGCCCGAAAATCTGGTCCACATAAACCGCAAAAAGGCAGCCGAAGATCACGCCCATGGCTGTCCCGATCAGTCCTGTGAACGATCCACAGATAAAGAATATCCGCAGGATCGACCCTTCTGAAAGACCCATGGTGCGCAGGATACCGATATCGCGACCCTTGTTTTTGACCAGCATAATCAGGCCGGAGACTATGTTCATCGCTGCGATCAGTACCAGAATGGACAGAATTACGAACATTACATTGTCCTCGATGTCCAATGCGTTGAGAAATCCGGATGATGCCTCACGCCAGGTCCAGATCAGCGCGGTCTCGCCAGCGGCCGCAAGGATGCTTGCGCTGATATTATCCACGTTGTCGGGGTCCTGCACCATCACTTCCAACTCGCTCACGGCGTCTTCGGAGTTGAAGTAACTCTGTGCCTCCGCCAAAGGCAGATAAGCGCGCGTACGATCAATATCATAGCGGCCCGCAGTGAAGATGTATGTGACCTCATACCCGTTTATGCGCGGACTGGTGCCAAAGGCGGTCTTCACGCCGTCGGGTGAAATCAGGCGGATAGTGTCGCCCACCTCCGCCCCCAGCGTGCGCGCAATGCCAGAACCAATGGCGATGCCTTCACCGAAGCGGGCAATATCACCATCGAACGCTTGAGGATCTGCGATACGCGGGATTGTGGCGAGGTTCTCCTTGGAGATGCCATAGACCTCCATACCCGCGTTGTTGCCCTGAAATGTCGCCATCACCTGACCGCGCACAATAGGCGCTACGCGGGTAACACCCTCGACGGCAGCGACCAAATCTGCCCGTGCGTCATAGTCTCGGATGCTGCGATCCACCCGGCCGTTAGGCTGGACCACACCCATTTCGTAGACGGTGACATGAGCGTTTGCACCAAGGATAGTATCGACAAACTCCGCGCGAAATCCGGAGCGTACCGCCAGCGTGGCAACCAGTGCAAAAACCGCCAATGTGATACCGATAAGGCTGATCCAAGTCATCGTACTTACCCCGCCTTCGGAGCGGCGCGCCCGCAGGTAGCGCCATGCGATCATCCATTCAAACGGAGCAAAGGGGGGGGTATTAGAGGCCATGTTCGTCCTGACTGCACGATTTTTTCGCACCGTGGGGGTTTACGGGTTGGCGGTCAAGCCGGCGATGCGTGCTCAGGCGCGCACGCGCCGCCGGAACGGCATCCGAAGCAGGCCAAACAGCAGGCTAATCGCCAGACTCCCCAACATAAAACCGACCCCCGCAAAGGTGAGGCCGGCAAAGTTTACGGGAACAGCCGGTCGATAGGCCTGCCATGCGGCACGCGCAATTTCGCGATCTGTAAAGCGGGCGCCGTTATAGGCGCGCATAAATGGCCCCTGCCCCTGCAACACAACCAGATCGCGGCTCAACGTCTCGTAACGGATGATCGAGCGGGTCATATCCGCCCGACGGCGCTCCAGAAAGGGAGTGCCCTGCATCTGCGTCAGCGCCTCGCTCCGCGTCAGATCGGAGGCTGTCGCAGACCCATCGAAATCCGCGACCACCTCGCCGAGCGCATCAACAGCCCCGCCCAGACGCTGCATATATTGTTGCGAGAACTCCGGGAACTGGGAGGTCGCCGCCGCACCGGCAAGGCCGCCTGCAAAAACGATACTGCGCAAAATCATCTGTTCACCGCTCTGGCCGAAATCCCTGTGATCACAATGCCTAGTCTGACAACATTCCAAGATCAAGGCAGGCCCTGACCCTACTTGGGCATAAGACGAAGAAGCCTGCCATCGGAATTGTCGAGCACGAGGATTGCTCCGTCACGGTCGATCTCTACATCGCGCAGGCGAATCTCACCGTCCAAGAAGCGCTCCTCGCCGACAACGCGGTCACCCTCCATCACCAGCCGCACCAGCCCCCCGGGATTGAGCGAGGCGGCCAACACATCGCCCTGCCACCCTTCGAACATCGTGCCTTCATAGAAGGCAAAACCGCCGGGCGCGATGACCGGATCCCAGTAATATTGCGGCTCAGTGAAACCTTCGTGTCGCGCGGCCCCCGACCCGATGGCAGAGCCGTTGTAATTGACCCCGTAGCTGACCACCGGCCAGCCATAATTTTCACCTGCCGCGATCTTGTTGAGTTCGTCGCCACCCGCAGCACCATGCTCCAGCGTCCAGAGTGTGCCGTCGTCGGGCCGGATGTCAGCCCCTTGCACATTGCGGTGCCCAAGGCTCCAAACCTCGGTCCCGAAAGGGTTATTCGCTGCCGCGCCGCCCTCAAGCGTGACACGCACGACCTTTCCATAAGTCTTGTCAGTATCTTGGGCAAATTCGCGCTCGCGGGTCGAGAAGTGCTCACCCGTGGTAATAAAAAGGTAGTCCCCTTGCGGCACAACCCGCGCGCCATAGTGCATTGCGTTCGGCGATGGCGGCGATTGCACAAAGACATCGCGCACATCGTTCAGCGCAGTGCCGTCCACGCTCAGAACAGCCCGCGCGGCCGCTGTAGCCGACATGCCATTCTCGAGCGGCTTGGCGTAAGTGAGAAAAATTACGCGGCTGGTAGCGAAATCCTCAGAAAGCGCGACATCAAGAAGCCCGCCCTGCCGCTCCGCGAGGACTTGGGGCACACCTGTGATCGGCGCGCCGACCTGACCGTCCATGACCAGACGCAGCGCGCCCGACCGCTCGGTCACCAGATACCCGCCCCCCGGCAAAACCTCGACGCCCCAAGGCGTTTCCAGCCCGTCGGCAACCACCTCGATTTCGAGTTCAATACCGCTGGCCAAGGTAGGGGCGCGGGTCTGGGTGGGCCATGCAGGGGTAAATTGGGGGGCATTCTTATCGCCCTGCTCCACGCCTTGGCCGCTGGCTGCAGTGCCAATGACCGTCGCCGCAACGAATGTGGTCAGATATTTCATCACCAATCCTCCTGATCTCACAGGTAAAATGGCACAAAAGGAGCGCAGGTCCAGCCCGCGC
It encodes:
- a CDS encoding alpha/beta fold hydrolase gives rise to the protein MPEDWTETVELNGEAFFVRHWGDKNAPKILMLHGFPEYSGGWNDLAPLLAEQFHCIAPDQRGYGKSWRPAAPELYKTALLVSDLVALIGAEPLIVLGHDWGASVAYALTIGRPDLVSKLIILNGVHPAPFQRELAKGGPQTDASQYIHFLRREGSENILAANDFEKLTGFFSADMDMDWLRGDTLAGYKEAWRDASGLRGMINWYRASPLKIGQAGEAIDGLTFDPARLAVPCPHLLVWGTQDTALIPESTAGLEEYAPDLTRVEIEQADHWLHHQKPREVADAILSWIEG
- a CDS encoding thermonuclease family protein, coding for MISLIIVAYHSGSEKTDYSPKRNYKLDTEARYRRPYTAKDNTIIQKPRTIEGAPYVIDGDTIVIKKTQIRLFGIDAPEINHPHGKNAKWAMVALCKGQTIRAQVSDQDAHGRTVARCYLPDGRDLSAEMVKQGMAIDWPKFSGGIYREMELPDVRKKLWLADARQKGKMHVWEKFDARQKAGSARR
- a CDS encoding dimethylsulfonioproprionate lyase family protein; translation: MNTPTSDPTLQDLPDWRYLLQEYDELYRYLPAGGSDRIRSHQRKVREAISRLLKKNATVSLQPRAVKPVTAHLRRALDEGRSGTLAPVVRALDALDSHLSWQYGYEKVPKGLTNSYAYAELAGMNGPVVSDEIILGVVLFAPGCTYPAHAHKGITESYVCLSGAVSENHQGVYVPGSMIFNPPDHLHRITVGDREPALLAYAWIGEKADLHEQKMVFTRPRK
- a CDS encoding DNA gyrase/topoisomerase IV subunit B produces the protein MSDLLSGNTPKPSEYDASSIQVLEDMEHVRLRPGMYIGGKDDRALHHMVAEIIDNSMDEAVAGHATWIELELLANGHVTVRDNGRGIPIDPHPKDPSKSALEIIFCTLNAGGKFSGDNYETSGGLNGVGSSVVNALSDHLRVEVARNRELFAMEFSRGVPQGKLEKIGAAPNRRGTAVTFHPDPEIFGNLQLRPSRLFSMARSKAFLFSGVEIRWKSALPDGDTPMEATFHFPGGLSDYLNEVLKSSSTYAQVPFGGTVDFKEKFGQPGKVNWAINWTPSRDGFIQSYCNTVPTPEGGTHEAGFWAAILKGIKAYGELISNKKAQTITREDLITGGCALVSCFIREPEFVGQTKDRLATVDAQRMVENAVRDHFDNWLAADTKSAGAILDFLVLRAEERLKRRQEKETARKSATKKLRLPGKLTDCTSKTREGTELFIVEGDSAGGSGKGARNRVNQALLPLKGKILNVLGAASSKLHTNSEINDLCEALGVGMGSKFNLDDLRYDKIIIMTDADVDGAHIAALLMTFFYTQMRPMIDAGHLYLACPPLYRLTQGARRVYVADDAEKDALMEKGLGGKGKIDVQRFKGLGEMDAKDLKETTMDPATRKLIKVNVQEDVAGETADLVERLMGKKPELRFQYIQENARFVEELDV
- a CDS encoding Ldh family oxidoreductase → MPQIPLDEIEQTVRRALHLHGAAPFAAAEVARAVRKAESIGNKICGLYYVESYCQQLRSGRVSGTVTPQVSTPRSGAVQVDAGFGFSQPAFAHALPVALDAARRSGVASLSVAHAHTCTSLGYFTEQIALAGMIGIGFTNASPIVAAPGGKTRAIGTNPIAFSVPDGAGGIAMQFDQSTTTVALGKITMAKAAGEQIPEGWALDAQGNPTTDPEAAIAGSLVSVGGPKGWGFGLMAEVLAAAMTGSVLSRDVKPLKAATGTPHDLGQYYLIIDPSVSHDFGEKVQELAAHIGQDEAARMPGRNKQVMDPVDVGADTWALIETLAQG
- a CDS encoding ABC transporter ATP-binding protein produces the protein MSNPVLRLSGITKGYNTGKPNEVKVLGGIDLTIGRGEVVALVAPSGAGKSTLLHIAGLLDTPDAGTVEIDGTDLTGQRDAIRTSVRRNDVGFIYQFHHLLPEFSAAENIILPQLANGVARGAAQERAMALLTQVGVAARAAHRPAELSGGEQQRVAFCRALANGPKLLLADEPTGNLDPATSETVFAALMALVRSTGLSALIATHNLELAARMDRQIRLDKGVLVPV
- a CDS encoding lipoprotein-releasing ABC transporter permease subunit; this translates as MASNTPPFAPFEWMIAWRYLRARRSEGGVSTMTWISLIGITLAVFALVATLAVRSGFRAEFVDTILGANAHVTVYEMGVVQPNGRVDRSIRDYDARADLVAAVEGVTRVAPIVRGQVMATFQGNNAGMEVYGISKENLATIPRIADPQAFDGDIARFGEGIAIGSGIARTLGAEVGDTIRLISPDGVKTAFGTSPRINGYEVTYIFTAGRYDIDRTRAYLPLAEAQSYFNSEDAVSELEVMVQDPDNVDNISASILAAAGETALIWTWREASSGFLNALDIEDNVMFVILSILVLIAAMNIVSGLIMLVKNKGRDIGILRTMGLSEGSILRIFFICGSFTGLIGTAMGVIFGCLFAVYVDQIFGLVNWLSGGNAWDPSIRGIYFLPAKLELGDVLSAVALSLGLSFVVTIFPARRAARMNPVEALRYE
- a CDS encoding DUF2937 family protein; the protein is MILRSIVFAGGLAGAAATSQFPEFSQQYMQRLGGAVDALGEVVADFDGSATASDLTRSEALTQMQGTPFLERRRADMTRSIIRYETLSRDLVVLQGQGPFMRAYNGARFTDREIARAAWQAYRPAVPVNFAGLTFAGVGFMLGSLAISLLFGLLRMPFRRRVRA
- a CDS encoding PQQ-dependent sugar dehydrogenase encodes the protein MKYLTTFVAATVIGTAASGQGVEQGDKNAPQFTPAWPTQTRAPTLASGIELEIEVVADGLETPWGVEVLPGGGYLVTERSGALRLVMDGQVGAPITGVPQVLAERQGGLLDVALSEDFATSRVIFLTYAKPLENGMSATAAARAVLSVDGTALNDVRDVFVQSPPSPNAMHYGARVVPQGDYLFITTGEHFSTREREFAQDTDKTYGKVVRVTLEGGAAANNPFGTEVWSLGHRNVQGADIRPDDGTLWTLEHGAAGGDELNKIAAGENYGWPVVSYGVNYNGSAIGSGAARHEGFTEPQYYWDPVIAPGGFAFYEGTMFEGWQGDVLAASLNPGGLVRLVMEGDRVVGEERFLDGEIRLRDVEIDRDGAILVLDNSDGRLLRLMPK